In a genomic window of Myxococcaceae bacterium JPH2:
- a CDS encoding 3-oxoacyl-ACP synthase, with amino-acid sequence MDAPSIALIGTGAALPAHVRLNDDPVFEPLRKAAGAGEQALFYGNRERRVLAPGESLSALTAEAGRAALQDAGLGTQDVERLYGYVSVSDFITPNALYEVHRDLGLGQDVMVVPVQADFGNFLMGVVLAWEGIRAGALQRALVVAGAGWTRNVDYSQGHAIGIGDAAGAAVVGPGERLVLVDYAADTFSNEYGAMTMRRRAENGLEQPTYGIDPVAGIQAFLKSGMDGPPRLVARLLAKHGLRGEDVTLIAHQATRKLMDHWAQELRPREYLDTYEDYGNMVIASIPVTLARFQKALRTRWLVMVGLGIGAHQLALLVRV; translated from the coding sequence ATGGACGCGCCCTCCATCGCGCTGATCGGAACGGGCGCCGCGCTGCCGGCGCACGTTCGCCTCAACGACGACCCTGTCTTCGAGCCCCTTCGCAAGGCCGCGGGCGCGGGCGAGCAGGCCCTCTTCTACGGCAACCGTGAGCGGCGGGTGCTCGCGCCCGGCGAGTCGCTGAGCGCGCTCACCGCGGAGGCGGGGCGCGCGGCGCTCCAGGACGCGGGGCTGGGCACGCAGGACGTGGAGCGGCTGTATGGCTACGTGTCCGTCTCCGACTTCATCACGCCCAACGCGCTGTACGAGGTGCATCGCGACCTGGGGCTCGGCCAGGACGTGATGGTCGTCCCGGTGCAGGCGGACTTCGGCAACTTCCTCATGGGCGTGGTGCTGGCCTGGGAAGGCATTCGCGCGGGGGCGCTGCAGCGCGCGCTGGTGGTGGCCGGGGCAGGGTGGACGCGCAACGTGGACTACAGCCAGGGCCACGCCATCGGCATCGGGGATGCGGCGGGCGCGGCCGTGGTCGGTCCAGGCGAGCGACTCGTGCTGGTGGACTACGCCGCGGACACCTTCAGCAACGAGTACGGCGCCATGACGATGCGCCGCCGCGCCGAAAATGGGCTGGAGCAGCCCACCTACGGCATCGACCCGGTGGCGGGCATCCAGGCCTTCTTGAAGTCGGGCATGGACGGTCCTCCGCGGCTGGTGGCGCGACTGCTGGCCAAACACGGCCTGCGGGGCGAGGACGTGACGCTCATCGCGCACCAGGCCACGCGCAAGCTGATGGACCACTGGGCCCAGGAGCTCCGCCCGCGCGAGTACCTGGATACCTACGAGGACTACGGCAACATGGTGATTGCCTCCATCCCCGTGACGCTGGCGCGCTTCCAGAAGGCGCTGCGCACGCGCTGGCTGGTGATGGTGGGGCTGGGCATCGGCGCGCACCAGCTCGCGTTGCTGGTGCGCGTCTGA
- a CDS encoding glucan biosynthesis protein, protein MKQWQPSSRRSWVLGGCLVVLLACFGGEAATPGARASGTVAFSAEVVRERARALAARPYREPPVGVPPEYANLSYDAYRDIRYRADQALWRSAGLPFQAQFFHPGLFFPRPVAMNVVDGGRSRPVPFSPSLFTYGPLVKVPPLAKSEGFAGFRLAYPLNRPDVMDELVAFLGASYFRGLGQGNRYGLSARGLSIDTGLPGGEEFPSFREFWLETPVPGESRVVVHALLDSPSVAGAYRFVIHPGERTVMEVEVSLFARKGVRQLGMAPLTSMYQFGENDRGTFDDFRPEVHDSDGLAIWMKEGEKLWRPLENPAHLSVASFRADNPRGFGLLQRDQSFASYEDLEARYELRPSAWVEPVGDWGPGSVRLVEIPTASEMDDNIVAFWVPDAPVVPGTALRFAYRLSWGASPQGVPTPGGVSATRVAAGSVKGARRFVIDFTRAASSAEGPVEAVVTASRGQVLHPIAQPHAVTGGWRATFELVPDGDAPVELRCFLKRGSETLTETWSDLWIP, encoded by the coding sequence TTGAAGCAGTGGCAGCCATCGTCGCGTCGCTCGTGGGTGCTCGGGGGATGCCTCGTGGTGCTGCTTGCCTGCTTTGGCGGGGAGGCCGCGACTCCGGGGGCGCGAGCGAGCGGGACGGTGGCGTTCTCCGCCGAGGTGGTCCGTGAGCGTGCCCGGGCCCTGGCCGCGCGGCCCTACCGCGAGCCGCCCGTGGGGGTTCCCCCCGAGTACGCGAACCTGTCCTACGACGCCTATCGCGACATCCGCTATCGCGCGGACCAGGCGCTGTGGCGCTCCGCGGGGCTGCCCTTCCAGGCACAGTTCTTCCACCCGGGTCTCTTCTTTCCGCGCCCGGTGGCGATGAACGTGGTGGACGGCGGCCGCTCGCGGCCCGTTCCCTTCTCGCCTTCGCTCTTCACCTACGGGCCGCTCGTGAAGGTGCCGCCGCTCGCGAAGTCCGAGGGGTTCGCGGGCTTCCGGCTGGCGTATCCGCTCAACCGGCCCGACGTCATGGACGAGCTGGTGGCGTTCCTGGGGGCCAGCTACTTCCGCGGGCTGGGGCAGGGCAACCGCTACGGGCTGTCCGCGCGTGGCCTTTCCATCGACACCGGGCTGCCGGGCGGTGAGGAGTTCCCGTCGTTCCGTGAGTTCTGGCTGGAGACGCCGGTGCCGGGCGAGTCGCGCGTGGTCGTCCATGCGCTCCTGGACAGTCCGAGCGTGGCCGGCGCGTACCGCTTCGTCATCCATCCGGGCGAGCGGACGGTCATGGAGGTGGAGGTGTCGCTCTTCGCGCGCAAGGGCGTGCGGCAGCTCGGCATGGCGCCTCTCACCAGCATGTACCAGTTCGGCGAGAACGACCGGGGCACGTTCGATGACTTCCGCCCCGAGGTGCACGACTCGGACGGGCTCGCCATCTGGATGAAGGAGGGCGAGAAGCTGTGGCGCCCCCTGGAGAACCCCGCTCACCTGAGCGTCGCCAGCTTCCGGGCGGACAACCCGCGCGGCTTCGGGCTCTTGCAGCGGGACCAGTCCTTCGCGAGCTACGAGGACCTGGAGGCGCGCTACGAGCTGCGCCCGAGCGCTTGGGTGGAGCCGGTGGGGGATTGGGGGCCTGGCTCGGTGCGGCTGGTGGAGATCCCGACCGCGAGCGAGATGGACGACAACATCGTCGCGTTCTGGGTTCCGGACGCGCCCGTCGTCCCGGGCACCGCGCTGCGCTTCGCCTACCGCCTGTCCTGGGGCGCGTCGCCGCAGGGTGTCCCGACTCCGGGCGGCGTGTCCGCCACGCGCGTCGCGGCGGGCAGCGTGAAGGGCGCCCGGCGCTTCGTCATCGACTTCACCCGCGCGGCTTCGAGCGCGGAGGGTCCCGTGGAGGCTGTCGTCACCGCCTCGCGGGGCCAGGTGTTGCATCCCATCGCGCAGCCCCACGCCGTGACGGGCGGCTGGCGCGCCACTTTTGAGCTGGTGCCTGACGGGGACGCCCCCGTCGAGCTCCGCTGCTTCCTGAAACGCGGTTCCGAGACTCTCACCGAGACCTGGAGCGACCTGTGGATTCCGTGA
- a CDS encoding thiamine pyrophosphate-binding protein, translated as MSTRSLVEFHAPTSASSLTHDGAMEVLRGEVGVPVVSEARPVQPPEPLPMYGEQHARGYQTVEDLTVADCVLAHLESEEVDAVFGIPGGNIAPFQQGMRKHPSIRFIIASHEGGAAFMADGYARATGKLGVCMVTAGPGATNALTGVASANLDQVPLLAISGQVATDRFGMSAIQESNGTHGVNTVEVFRNSCAASTGIVDAQSFPRLLARALRTAQGLPGGAAHLSIPSNIARQRIERVTLPTTRGTFRARPPAAPFEDLRAAFSMLRTARRPLIFLGSGAREAMATQGEAFCAFVTQHGIPVATSLRGKGLFSERDPLSLGVLGLCGSKRAEAYLREGVDVLVVLGSRLGEWATRSFHKHFQAVRNVIQVDVNAANIGQFLPVRLPIVADVGSVMAGLSELGQMIGPSSGARVRERWAQVMSLMDQPLVPRAPQSEGMVKPQHLMAELDAQLRPDMDLYIDMGNCTGWAAHCLHVSAPTRIFFPCGLSSMGWSCGAVIGGKVGRPERAAVAFTGDGAFLMNGTELLTAARHRVGTVTLVLNDNFLGMVNHGERAQDSSYPLEDEFYGLGNPDLEAFSMSLGARAHTVKGPGQLSALMPEVLRRADADRQPQVIIAHVDYREVPPFGERFAAVAADGR; from the coding sequence ATGTCCACTCGCTCGCTCGTTGAATTCCACGCCCCGACCTCCGCATCGAGCCTCACTCACGATGGAGCGATGGAGGTCCTGCGAGGCGAGGTGGGGGTTCCGGTGGTGAGCGAAGCGCGTCCTGTGCAGCCGCCCGAGCCGCTGCCGATGTACGGCGAGCAGCACGCGCGCGGCTATCAGACGGTGGAGGACCTCACCGTCGCGGACTGCGTGCTGGCCCACCTCGAGAGCGAGGAAGTGGACGCGGTGTTCGGCATTCCGGGCGGCAACATCGCGCCGTTCCAGCAGGGGATGCGCAAGCACCCGTCCATCCGTTTCATCATCGCGTCGCACGAGGGTGGCGCGGCGTTCATGGCGGATGGCTACGCGCGCGCCACGGGCAAGCTGGGCGTGTGCATGGTGACGGCGGGGCCGGGGGCGACCAACGCGCTGACCGGCGTGGCGTCCGCGAACCTGGATCAGGTTCCCCTGCTGGCCATCTCCGGTCAGGTGGCGACGGATCGCTTCGGCATGTCCGCCATCCAGGAGAGCAACGGCACGCACGGCGTGAACACGGTGGAGGTGTTCCGCAACTCGTGCGCCGCGTCCACGGGCATCGTGGATGCGCAGAGCTTCCCTCGGCTGCTGGCGCGCGCGCTGCGCACCGCGCAGGGACTTCCGGGCGGCGCCGCGCACCTGAGCATCCCGTCGAACATCGCGCGTCAGCGCATCGAGCGCGTGACGCTGCCCACCACCCGAGGCACCTTCCGCGCTCGGCCGCCCGCGGCGCCCTTCGAGGACCTGCGCGCCGCCTTCTCCATGCTGCGCACCGCGCGCCGCCCCCTCATCTTCCTGGGCTCGGGCGCGCGTGAGGCCATGGCCACCCAGGGCGAGGCCTTCTGCGCCTTCGTCACCCAGCACGGCATCCCGGTGGCCACGAGCCTGCGCGGCAAGGGCCTGTTCTCCGAGCGGGATCCGCTGTCGTTGGGCGTGCTGGGGCTGTGCGGCAGCAAGCGCGCCGAGGCCTACCTGCGCGAGGGCGTGGATGTGCTGGTGGTGCTGGGCAGCCGCTTGGGCGAGTGGGCCACGCGCAGCTTCCACAAGCACTTCCAGGCCGTGCGCAACGTCATCCAGGTGGACGTGAACGCGGCGAACATCGGCCAGTTCCTCCCGGTGCGCCTGCCCATCGTCGCGGACGTGGGCTCGGTGATGGCGGGCCTCAGCGAGCTGGGGCAGATGATCGGTCCGTCCAGCGGCGCGCGGGTTCGCGAGCGGTGGGCGCAGGTGATGTCGCTGATGGATCAGCCCTTGGTGCCGCGCGCGCCCCAGTCCGAGGGCATGGTGAAGCCGCAGCACCTCATGGCCGAGCTGGACGCGCAGCTGCGCCCGGACATGGACCTGTACATCGACATGGGCAACTGCACGGGCTGGGCGGCGCACTGCCTGCACGTGTCCGCGCCCACGCGCATCTTCTTCCCGTGTGGCCTGTCGTCCATGGGCTGGTCCTGCGGCGCCGTCATCGGCGGCAAGGTGGGGCGGCCGGAGCGCGCGGCGGTGGCGTTCACCGGCGACGGCGCGTTCCTGATGAACGGCACCGAGCTGTTGACCGCGGCCCGCCACCGGGTGGGCACCGTGACGCTGGTGCTCAACGACAACTTCCTCGGCATGGTGAACCATGGCGAGCGCGCCCAGGACAGCAGCTACCCGCTGGAGGATGAGTTCTACGGTCTGGGCAATCCGGACCTGGAGGCCTTCTCCATGTCGCTCGGCGCCCGTGCGCACACGGTGAAGGGCCCCGGCCAGCTCAGCGCGCTGATGCCCGAGGTCCTGCGTCGCGCGGACGCGGACCGCCAGCCGCAGGTCATCATCGCCCACGTCGACTACCGCGAGGTTCCTCCGTTCGGAGAGCGCTTCGCCGCCGTCGCCGCCGACGGACGCTAG
- a CDS encoding DEAD/DEAH box helicase has protein sequence MTFDDLQLHDALLRAVKAEGYTTPTPIQTKAIPHALAGKDVLGVAQTGTGKTAAFALPILQRLGAKAPPGGTRPIRCLVLTPTRELASQVGDSFATYGKNLPLRHTVVFGGVGQTPQVQALRQGMDILVATPGRLLDLMDQGFVSLRSLEVFVLDEADRMLDMGFIHDVRKVIKALPPVRQTLFFSATLPPDIMDLARNILRDPVRVEVTPASSTAETVSQQVYFVEREQKRALLTHLLKDGAIPRALVFTRTKHGANRVAKQLTSSGVRADAIHGNKSQNARERALDEFRSGALRVLVATDIAARGIDIDGLSHVINFDLPNVPEQYVHRIGRTGRAGASGMAVSFCDREEREYLRDIERTIRRSVPVAVADPSFRSSVPATAEVDEPVRHSSGRPQSSGRPQNNGGGRGDNASRRRRGGGGGRGGGGGRGQGRPSGGPGGGNAMAPRSDSGRPAAQARPASAGSAPAANPSAPPPPARRTAPKWG, from the coding sequence ATGACTTTCGACGATCTCCAGCTCCACGACGCCTTGCTCCGTGCGGTCAAGGCCGAGGGCTACACCACCCCTACCCCCATCCAGACCAAGGCGATCCCCCACGCGCTCGCGGGCAAGGACGTGCTGGGTGTGGCGCAGACGGGCACGGGCAAGACGGCGGCGTTCGCGCTGCCCATCCTCCAGCGCCTGGGAGCGAAGGCGCCTCCGGGCGGCACGCGCCCCATCCGGTGCCTGGTGCTCACGCCCACGCGCGAGCTGGCCAGCCAGGTGGGTGACAGCTTCGCCACGTACGGCAAGAACCTTCCCTTGCGCCACACCGTCGTGTTCGGTGGCGTGGGACAGACGCCGCAGGTGCAGGCGCTGCGTCAGGGCATGGACATCCTGGTCGCCACGCCGGGCCGTCTTCTGGACCTGATGGATCAGGGCTTCGTGTCGCTGCGCTCGCTCGAGGTGTTCGTGCTCGACGAGGCGGACCGCATGCTCGACATGGGGTTCATCCACGACGTGCGCAAGGTCATCAAGGCCCTGCCGCCGGTGCGCCAGACGCTGTTCTTCAGCGCCACGCTGCCCCCGGACATCATGGACCTGGCGCGCAACATCCTGCGCGACCCGGTGCGCGTGGAAGTGACGCCCGCGTCCAGCACGGCGGAGACCGTGAGCCAGCAGGTCTACTTCGTGGAGCGCGAGCAGAAGCGCGCGCTGCTCACGCACCTGCTCAAGGACGGCGCCATTCCGCGCGCGCTCGTCTTCACGCGCACGAAGCACGGCGCCAACCGCGTGGCCAAGCAGCTCACGTCCTCAGGCGTGCGCGCGGATGCCATCCACGGAAACAAGAGCCAGAACGCGCGTGAGCGTGCGCTGGATGAGTTCCGCTCGGGTGCGCTCCGGGTCCTCGTCGCGACCGACATCGCGGCGCGCGGCATCGACATCGACGGGCTCAGCCACGTCATCAACTTCGATCTGCCCAACGTGCCCGAGCAGTACGTGCACCGCATCGGCCGCACCGGCCGCGCGGGCGCCAGTGGCATGGCGGTCTCGTTCTGCGATCGCGAGGAGCGCGAGTACCTGCGCGACATCGAGCGCACCATTCGCCGCAGCGTTCCCGTGGCGGTGGCGGATCCTTCCTTCCGCTCCAGCGTTCCGGCGACGGCCGAGGTCGATGAGCCGGTGCGCCACAGCTCGGGTCGTCCGCAGTCTTCGGGCCGTCCCCAGAACAACGGCGGCGGGCGTGGCGACAACGCCTCGCGTCGGCGTCGGGGGGGTGGCGGAGGTCGTGGTGGGGGTGGCGGTCGCGGCCAGGGCCGTCCGTCGGGTGGACCCGGTGGTGGCAACGCGATGGCGCCTCGGAGCGACTCCGGTCGGCCGGCCGCACAGGCACGGCCCGCCTCCGCGGGCTCCGCGCCCGCCGCGAACCCGAGTGCACCGCCTCCGCCCGCGCGGCGCACCGCCCCCAAGTGGGGCTGA
- a CDS encoding protein kinase has translation MTRTTDGDLQIDSVLRNTYKVISVLGRGGMGSVFLAQHLRLPGKQVAVKVLRTHENLSPEIHARFRREAEIASRLGHPNIVEVLDFDALEDGSPFLVLEFLRGESLADRLRRGRLSLDETFSFVRQMGSALQTAHRAGVVHRDLKPANVFLVPTDSGGVVGERVKLLDFGISKVMSSDTLQTQEAVLIGTPQYMSPEQAQGRNRQIDARTDLFALGGIVFEMLAGMTPFGGGSLAEIIYRIVHEPPLSLATLVPGTPPSVVAAVERALAKNPDERFQDIGAFVSALTGTALQSLPPSAAALEAMSAARASPSGIALPSDDPPSLSGTIAPGSQPSARPPPNTARFGPQPSAPVSSGTMGFGAAPAAQAAPSPNDTFGLGATMASAQAPVPVPVAPAAHPASLAASPVPLATGPASVHAQPALAVPGVSAPPPAKSKLPVVAAAAALLVGAAGIGWWLRPPPPSQVAPPEQPPTVAERPSAAQAPPHVEPPPSHVEPAPTANPTPAPPPEVIPSDVKPPPSQVKPVITRPVVAEKIPDEVRTILQEGEQALEKGDAREAIRQAQLSQRTKITAASYSLLTRAYCKGMDLAGAKPNRKKVAPAEADRVDRYCKQHGIEF, from the coding sequence ATGACGCGCACGACTGACGGCGACCTCCAGATCGACTCGGTCCTCCGGAACACCTACAAAGTCATCTCCGTGCTGGGGCGCGGGGGCATGGGCTCGGTGTTCCTGGCGCAGCACCTGCGGCTCCCTGGCAAACAGGTGGCCGTCAAGGTCCTGCGGACCCACGAGAACTTGAGCCCGGAGATCCACGCCCGCTTCCGCCGCGAAGCGGAGATCGCCTCGCGACTCGGGCACCCCAACATCGTCGAGGTGCTCGACTTCGACGCCCTCGAGGACGGCAGCCCGTTCCTGGTGCTCGAGTTCCTGCGCGGCGAGAGCCTCGCGGATCGACTGCGCCGAGGCCGCTTGTCGCTCGACGAGACCTTCTCCTTCGTCCGGCAGATGGGCTCGGCGCTGCAGACCGCGCATCGCGCGGGCGTCGTCCACCGCGACCTCAAGCCCGCCAACGTGTTCCTCGTCCCCACGGACTCCGGTGGCGTGGTGGGCGAGCGCGTGAAGCTGCTCGACTTCGGCATCTCGAAGGTCATGTCCTCGGACACCCTCCAGACCCAGGAGGCGGTGCTCATCGGGACACCGCAGTACATGTCTCCGGAGCAGGCCCAGGGGCGCAATCGGCAGATCGACGCGCGCACCGACCTGTTCGCGCTCGGCGGCATCGTCTTCGAGATGCTCGCGGGCATGACGCCCTTCGGCGGTGGCTCGCTCGCGGAGATCATCTACCGCATCGTCCATGAGCCGCCGCTCTCGCTGGCCACGCTCGTCCCTGGCACGCCGCCCAGCGTCGTCGCCGCGGTGGAGCGCGCGCTGGCCAAGAATCCGGACGAGCGATTCCAGGACATCGGCGCGTTCGTGTCCGCCCTCACCGGCACCGCGCTCCAGTCCCTGCCGCCGTCCGCCGCGGCCCTGGAGGCGATGAGCGCGGCGCGCGCCAGCCCCTCGGGCATCGCCCTCCCTTCGGATGATCCGCCCTCCCTGTCGGGGACGATCGCCCCCGGGAGCCAGCCCTCCGCTCGCCCGCCGCCCAATACGGCGCGGTTCGGCCCTCAGCCCTCCGCGCCCGTCAGCTCCGGAACGATGGGCTTTGGCGCGGCGCCAGCCGCCCAGGCCGCGCCCTCCCCGAATGACACCTTCGGGCTGGGGGCCACCATGGCCTCCGCGCAGGCCCCGGTGCCGGTCCCCGTCGCGCCGGCCGCCCACCCCGCCTCACTCGCGGCCAGCCCCGTCCCACTCGCGACAGGCCCGGCCTCCGTGCACGCGCAGCCCGCGCTGGCTGTGCCCGGAGTGAGCGCGCCGCCTCCGGCGAAGTCGAAGCTCCCGGTCGTGGCCGCCGCGGCCGCCCTCCTCGTGGGCGCAGCGGGGATCGGCTGGTGGCTTCGCCCCCCCCCGCCGTCCCAGGTCGCGCCGCCCGAGCAGCCGCCCACCGTGGCGGAGCGCCCATCCGCCGCGCAGGCGCCCCCCCACGTCGAGCCTCCGCCCTCGCATGTCGAGCCCGCGCCGACCGCGAACCCGACGCCCGCCCCGCCTCCGGAGGTCATCCCGAGCGACGTGAAGCCCCCACCGTCGCAGGTAAAGCCTGTCATCACCCGCCCCGTCGTCGCCGAGAAGATTCCAGACGAGGTCCGAACCATTCTCCAAGAAGGTGAGCAGGCGCTGGAAAAGGGAGACGCGCGCGAAGCCATACGACAGGCGCAATTGAGCCAGCGCACGAAAATCACCGCCGCATCGTATTCGTTGCTCACGCGTGCATACTGCAAGGGAATGGATCTCGCGGGAGCCAAGCCCAATCGAAAGAAGGTCGCGCCGGCCGAGGCGGACCGAGTAGATCGCTACTGCAAGCAGCATGGGATTGAGTTCTGA